A stretch of DNA from Juglans microcarpa x Juglans regia isolate MS1-56 chromosome 5D, Jm3101_v1.0, whole genome shotgun sequence:
aaaattgtgaTAACTATAGactataaattttttagatattatttatattttatactttcttttgatatttttgtatatCGGAGCTCAGGTTTCTTAGAAGAaagtaccaaaaaaaaatagaaaaaaaaaattatatgtaggTTGATATAATAGTATATTCATATTTCcatgaatgatatttttcattgattttgttttctaaCTAAGGATGTAGCGTTATTAAAGTGGTACAAATTGACGTGTATAATCATATATGTTATGAGATTcgttataatgataaaaaaaggtcaaaatatATTAcgtttttttaaattgattgataTGACAAATTTCTATATCAATAATgtattgataaataaaaagttttatctATCAacttttgtaaatataaattttttttattttacaagagATGAGATATTATTTAATCCAAAATTCTACACCAAGATATTTTCGAGGTCATAAAAGGAttgttttaacaaaaaaaaaaaatcactttaagtgcctttaattaattaaaagcgACAATTAATTAAGAGTGTCAGATTTCGGCTGTGCGCTTTGGTATCTGTCCAGCTGATGGATGGGTTTctacctttctttttttaaccttttaacTGATACGAGGGAAATTCGAGTGCGTTCCACGCGCAGAGAGAGTCAAAACATGGGGAGCAGGGAGACAGTTAACTGgccataaaatataattctgCTGTaacttttatttgtttcaaacTATTGAACTGTTTTCATCAAGTTTCGAaagcattctctctctctcactgtttCGAAACCACCGGAGCTGAAGGAAAAGTCTAGAGGGTCGATTTCAAGGAATAATTGTATTCATTCCATGAAAATTTTTGAGATGATTCATTCGATTATTTCATAGGCCTAGCTTGAGAGTatcttttcttatatataaaagtctAGTCTAATACTAATCGGTCATTACTTACTCATAAAAATGACAGCagtctccctttctttttccatGTCGATAGTAGCATGGACTATCTAGATCTTATTATGCGGAAAGTATTTGGATAATGCACTTCATCAACTTGTTGTTGCTACATCTAGATCATCTGCCCTTCAACTTAAACAAGCCAAAACTTTGCAGGAGACTGGGTGGTGGCCGTCCACTACTGCCCAAGCCAGTAGTAATTATTCAAGTGCTTGCCACTGGAATGGTATCACTTGCAATGTTGGTGGAAGCGTCACAATTATCGATAGAtcttttgaaagtttgggaGGTTAGTTGATCAAACTTAACTTCTCTTTTTTCCCAAATTTAGTCAGTCTTGATCTTCATGAGAACAACCTTGCAGGGCTCATCCCACTTGAGATAGGGATGTTAAAAAATCTAACCGATTTAAACCTTAGTTGGAACTTGCTCATCGGTCCAATCCCTACCACTCTGAGCCATTTAActaatttgagatttttagaCCTTCGTCAGAATCAGATCAATGGATCCATTCCTCCAGAAATAGAAATGTTGAAAAATCTAATCACTTTATACCTTTCTTCGAACAACCTTGTCGGTCCAATCCCTTTCACGCTGGGCCATTTAACTAATTTGAGATATTTAGTCCTTGATCAGAACAAAATCAATACATCCATTCCCTTCGAAATAGGGATGCTAAAAAATCTAACCTATTTAGACCTTGGTTCGATTATGCTCGTCGGTCCAATCCCTTCCACTCTGGGTCATTTAActaatttgatatatttaacCCTCAATCATAATAAAATCAATGGATCCATTTTCTTCGAAATAAGGATGCTGAAAAATCTAACCTATTTAGACCTTGGGTCGAACATGCTCGTCGGTCCAATCCATCTCATCTAGGATAATTTAACTTATTTAGAATATTTAGACCTTAGTGTAAACTACTTAACTGGAAGCATTCCCCATCACGAGGATAACCTTTATTGGGTGAAATATGTTAACCTTAGTCATAACTTTATTAAAGGAGAAATACCCGTTGCATTTGGGAGTGTTGTAGTAGCCCGTCTCTTGATTTTGGATCTTAGCTACAATAACCTTACGGGTCATATCCCCCCTTCTCTCATTTATATAAAAGCAATTGACTTGTCACACAATTCTTTGAAGGGTCAAATTCCAGACGGTTTTGATCGGCATCATAAATCCCACACATTAACTGGCAATAAGGATTTATGCGGTCAGTTCAATATTTTTCCTCCATGTCCCAAAAGCAAAAAATCAATtgtaaccaaaataaaaatttttgctCCCATCACCACTTTCCTCAGATTCCTAGTTATTGGAGGTATTCTCTTGTCTCGTTGTGTGttcaagaaaaatcaatttgagTTAAGAGAATCCAAGAATGGAAACTTATTCTCGATATGGAATTATGACGGACATATTGCATATGAAGACATCATTGAAGCAACTAAAGATTTTGACATCAGATATTGCATTGGAACCAGTGGGTATGACAGCGTTTATAGAGCAGAGTTACCAAGTGGAAATGTGGTTGCCTTAAAGAAACTTCATCAGAGAGAGGCTGAGAATCCAGTTTTCTATAAGAGTTTTATAAATGAGGTAAGGGTATTAACTAAGATTCGACATCGAAATATTGTGAAGCTGCATGGGTTCTGTGTGCATAAAAGATgcagatttttaatttatgagtaCATGGAAAGGGGAAGCCCATTTTGTGTCCTAAGAAACGTTGATGAAGCTATGGAACTGGATTGGAGCAAGAGGGTAAACATCAGCAAAGGCACAGCACACGCTTTATCTTACATGCATCATGAATGCATCCCGACAATTGTTTATAGAGATATATCATCCAACAACATTTTGCTAAACTCTGAATTTCAAGGTTTTATATCTGACTTTGGAATTGCTAAACTCCTTGACCCTGACTCCTCCAATCAAACATTGGTTGCTGGCACTTATGGTTATATTGCTCCAGGTAAATTATTAATTGGTTATTTCTACCACATCAAtgtcatttaaattatttttaattaaaaatattaaatacaattattCCATTAGTCAtgtatctaaatattttttaagattatttttcattacctttttgtttttgttttttttgtcaaatttaCAATTTATGAATCGTTATCACCAATTAAGCTAAAAAGATATTAAGTTGATAAAACTAAAAAGACATgtaataaaatctaatatcccaataatcttaaattataaatttaattatatatatttttccttcatttaattatatgtttagcaaaatcacatatattatttaataataatacattTGGAGAGTGAGTAATGAAACTATATTGGAATAGTTTGCAATTAGcaataatatagtaatatagtagcTTCctataatcaaattatatccTCTACcgcaaaaaaaattaaaaaaataaatagttgaaGCTAGAACCTATTTTTGtgaactttgtttattttttggaatattaTATAATGAACTTGTCATGTCTTTATATTCCCTCTTTAAAAGACTTGTATTTTGAAAACTAAAGATTATTATCAATAACTtgattaaatattattcttcattCAATAATTTTACTCTTAGATTAagattatcaaattaattagatgTATTACTGTTCATTGATCGTATTTAGTCATTctcaatgtttttttctttttctatagaGTTTGCCTACACGATGACAGTTATTGAAAAATGCGATGTATATAGCTTTGGAGTGGTGGCATTAGAAGTATTAATGGGAAGTCATCCGTGAGAACTCTTGTtctcattatcatcatcatcatcatcatcatcatctcaaaATATGATGCTAAATGAAATATTAGACCAATGCCTACCACCTCCAAATCGTCTAATTGGACAAGAGATTTTGCTTATCGCTACAATAGCATTTGCATGCCTGCACACTCAGCCAAAGTCTCGGCCTACAATGAAATGCGTGTCACAAGAATTTCTCTCTCGCAGGAAGCTGAATGTCATACCCTTGACTACAGTTTTACTCCCACAACTGAGGAAACACACAGCATATATGGCAGGATCAGGATTTGTTTATTGTTAGGGTGTTTTGTGTGCTGTCAAGGTGTTGTTTACATTTCTCGatcttttttcaagaaaaatattatttgtaagcATTCTAAATCACCCCATAAACCTGAAGTACTCACTGTTCAAGGTAGGAAGCAGCTGGAACAAAATAGTGTTGGTGTGTTTGTATGAGTTAAGTGTGCAAATAGAAAGTAGAAATGAATTAAGTAAAATCTAATAGAGAATTTCAgcaaattcatcatttattcTTCATGGTGAATAACAAGCTTTCAAAATATCTCTAATGTCGAGATAATCCCCAGCTTCTTTGTCctactaaaaaagaaataaacaaattttacatCTAGTTAGAGTAGTACCTAACATAAGAGCTCAGAACTTTAAAGTCTTGAGTGGAGTCTTTCGATACTCCACTCTAATCTTCattttacaagaaattatatttagatAAGGTTATAGGAAGTGTAAAAATATACAAGTTAATTTATCTGTGGTTTAGGAACAAAAGGAAATCGTTgatcaaaaacaaatatatcacAATGGTTATATTGATGATTAACCATGTTCTGGGCATGAAGACAAAAGAGAAAGGTGACAGGCTATGATGAGGAACTTAATTACCTTATGAACGTATGAGATGTTAGTTTTGCTAGGACCTACAACTATAATTCCACCTTGTTGCTTAAGAAACAACAAACTACcacttgttaattttaaaaaaggaaaaagaatcatgagtaagaaaaaagtattttctaccCTTACAGCAGACAACTCATATTTGACAAGCTTAGCAAAAATAGATAAAGATCATTAAACCGACTGTCTTATTGAAGGCAAGCCTTATAAACTATACACTttcatactttttctttttcaatttaccCATTAGTGTAGAGTCAATTGTTGCCAGATTTCTTTGGTGGCTTCCTCTGGATCTTGTTTAAGCCACCAAGGGGATTTAGTTGTGATAGATCTAGGTTCTATTGATAATACCATTAAGTCAAGTCAGGATGCAGGGTTTGTTGATAGTTGCTAGGAGTTCAAGAAAAGCACATAAGCAGGGTTTCTGatctcatcataaaaaaaaaaattggacacAGTAGTTGCAACAAGATATTTTTGCAAACCAAACACCTCTAGTCACGGTGTCCTTTTCAAATGAAAGCTTCCAGTCTTGTTGATAACCTTCCATGTATAACTTATTATCTTAAGACTTGCCTGTAGTGTCATAGAAACAGCTAAACTAAGAATTCTTCGATGCAATCACAAAGTGCTAATTTTCACAAGCAACTTATGTAAGCCACAAGTACAAGTAGAGTTACCAAAAAGGGATTTTCACATACTTAGGAGTAAATGTAGTTGAAACCCCTGAGATAAAGTGTAAAGCCTCATACAACAAGTGGGTCAGGTCGACATAAACTTCTAAAACGAACAACAAGTTTTATTAGCAGGCTGCAAATTTAAGACACATTACAATTTTTGATGTTGGGAAGTATAGACTCCACAACATAAAATTGAACAGATTTCTCTTTCACACTTTTACACCCCGCTTTGATGAGCAGTAAGGTCTTTCCATAATGCATGTTACTTTTTAACAACATAAATGACACTGTCATTACTGCCATCCCAAAACCTTCACCATCTCATACTCATCATGATCACATTATTGttgttatcatcatcatcaattcgCAATGGAAACAATGGTTCAATATCCACACAGATTTCTACAGCATAAAATTGAACAGATTTCACTTTCATTCTTTTACACCCCTGCTTTGATGAGTAATAAGGCATTTTCACACTATAGGGTGCTTTGCAACAACAAGAATGACACTGGCATTGCTGCCATCACCAAACCTTCACCTTCTCTTCCTCATCATTATCACATTATtgcattatcatcatcattaattGGCAACATAAACAATGGTTTCATATCCACACAGGCTCCTTTATTATAGAGTAATTGAAATATCAAGATATAAACACTATAAGAACTTAAATATAAACAAGAAATTTAAATAGAAGACAAAATGGAATCAAAAGTGCCCATGTACTTGACCCATGGACACCATCTCATCTCCATGTTTCCATTTTACTCCATTGacaataaaaccaaaataaaacttGATGTACCACTACTGATATAATAGAATTGATGTAGCAtacaaattcttcaaaaacaTACCTCCTTTGAATTTTGTTTGCTTAGTAAATGCTCTTGCCTGAATAAAATTACTGCTACCAATTACTTcaaaaatttatgttatttcctTGATAAACAATTGGGACAAAGGGTGAGAAATGATTTCAGTGAATCATAACATTGTTAGTCACATATTTACCCttaaaaaacatatgaaaagtGCCATTGGTTTCCTCATGAAACTTCAATACATATTTACAATCACCCTTATTCCAAGGATGGCATATTGACACCCAACAAATACACATGCACCTAATTAAAATAAGAGAGCTGGTCATTAGAGATGCTTGGGATGTGGACAGGTTGCAAGACATGTTAGGTGATCAGTTGGCAACAAATGTGATGGTAACTGTAGGGTCtttgaaggaaaataaagatTTGCTGCTATGGTTGCCGGATAGAAATGGAGTCTTCACAACAAAGTCGGCCTGGGATCTTCTTCGAATCAGAATGTCGAGATTTGAGTGGGCTTCATGGGTATGGAATAAGTTGCTTCCAAAGAAGATGTCTCTATGTATGTGGAAGGCGGTTTTTGGTTGCTTAAGCGTTGATGATCAGGTACAAAAACTTGGCATTCCTTTAGTTTCTTGTTGTAACTATTGTGACAGGGGCATAGTGGAAGACTTAGAGCATGTGCTGGGTAGTGGTCAGTTTGCAAGAGGTTTGTGTGCAAAGTCTCGGCTGAAATGTCCATTCCGTTTATGCCCCAGCAAAGATGGCGTGAAATAATTCAAGCATGGTTCAACATAGCCTCGCAGCAATCACAGGTTGGTACTATTATTGGCATTATTCCTATTATTGTGGTTTGGAAGTTGTGGAGGAGGTGGTGTGTAGCCCAGATGGAAGGGAAACTTGAGAGGTTGGGTGTGGTTTGGAACTCAATTAAATATTGGGTTTGTGTAGTGGTTGAGAAAGTTTCTAAGGTTAATCGTCTGTCTAGTTCAGATGTCGCTCTACTGAACTGTTTAGACATTCAGATTGTAGAGAAATGTCGAGTTAAAACTTGAGTTGTACATTGGTCTAAGCCTAGTCCAGGcagatttaaattaaattttgatggGAGTAGTTTGGGAAATCCAGGTAGTTGTGGTGGGGGAGGTGTTTTAAGAGATAGTACAGGCAAGATGGGGTTTGCTTTCTCTAAATCTTTTGATTATTGTTCTAATAATGAAGCTGAATTGAGGGCGGTATGGGAGGGTTTGATATTATGCAAGCAGATGGAGTGTTTAGCAGTAGATATTGAATGTGATTCCTTGATAGTTGTGAACTGGGTTTTGTCTAAAAGGTGTACAATTTGGTAtctttgggatttttgggaaaaactGTTGGtgcttttagaggagtttgatTTCACTATTCATCATTGTTTTAGAGAAGCGACTAATGTTGCTGATTATTTGGCAAAAAGTGGTGTTAAGGGGGAGAATAAGATGTTCCGAATGGATGGGCAACTTCCCAAAGTCTTAAGAGGTTGGTATAGATCGGAAAAATTGGGAATGACTTGTTTGTGGGAGAATTAATTTGCTTGTAGCAGTGCTGCTGTTTTTGGGTCTCAGCTTTGTATAGGtgcagttttttattttttgttggtatGGAAAATAGGGATAGTTTTgattattgtttatttgttaATCCCTTGGGACTTGGctgttaccacggtattcctctaCCATAAGTGggggttttttaataaaattgggagggAGTCACTCGTGGACATTTGACCTCgtctattgatgaaaaaaaaaaagtccaattaCAACCAAAGTCACACTTGATGCATCCATTATATCCTGtcaacatatcatatatatcagtACTACATTGACATAAGCactttttacttatcattttaAACCAACAAAAATTAAGGGGGAAGATGCCAATAAGTTATTAAGTCTTTCCTTTTTACTACCTGTAGGGGTACGAGGGTGGACCAGAAGTTGCTTCCCTACCTAGATGTGAACATAGTAGAACCCTACTAGCTGGGAACTGAACAAAAGTGGCCTAGATGGAGAGAAGCCTGAGACGCTCCTTCAAGTCGAGTTTGAACCACAACTTGGACCCTAACCCTCCTAGGGAATTCAATGAAACCTTAGATagctaatactaatagtctaaggTTAATCCGTATTCGGATTCGAGCTTAGGATCTAGTACATGTCAAACTACTTAAGCATAACCCAATAACTATTGGTAGGTAATTAAGTCTTCTATAGGCTACATGAACTCATCCTAAAGCTAACTATGTATTGCCCTCCCTTGGAGACATCCATTC
This window harbors:
- the LOC121265879 gene encoding MDIS1-interacting receptor like kinase 2-like — its product is NLTYLEYLDLSVNYLTGSIPHHEDNLYWVKYVNLSHNFIKGEIPVAFGSVVVARLLILDLSYNNLTGHIPPSLIYIKAIDLSHNSLKGQIPDGFDRHHKSHTLTGNKDLCGQFNIFPPCPKSKKSIVTKIKIFAPITTFLRFLVIGGILLSRCVFKKNQFELRESKNGNLFSIWNYDGHIAYEDIIEATKDFDIRYCIGTSGYDSVYRAELPSGNVVALKKLHQREAENPVFYKSFINEVRVLTKIRHRNIVKLHGFCVHKRCRFLIYEYMERGSPFCVLRNVDEAMELDWSKRVNISKGTAHALSYMHHECIPTIVYRDISSNNILLNSEFQGFISDFGIAKLLDPDSSNQTLVAGTYGYIAPEFAYTMTVIEKCDVYSFGVVALEVLMGSHP